The Podospora bellae-mahoneyi strain CBS 112042 chromosome 7, whole genome shotgun sequence genomic sequence CTGGGGCGAGGACAAAGGTCAATAAGGACGACGATGTTGCGGTTTCCCGGCAAAAGGCGACGGATAGAGTTGCTAAGGCACTTACCAGGGCCGAGGCGGTGTCTGCCATCTGGCCGGCGATTGACCAGACAAGCAGGGTGTACCATATGCTCGCCATGGATCGGGACACGAACAGGTTCAAGCAAGGGTCCAAAATTGCCATCAAGGACTCTCAGCATGGGCCCAGCTTCCTCACGACGTTGTCAAAGTATAAGATTCCGCCGCCGACCATGCAGATGGAGCTGTCGCCTACGTGTGATTACAGCCATATCCCGATGATTGTCAAGTTTGATCCTTATATGGCTATTGCTTCAGGTGTGAGCGCGCCAAAGATTCTGACGGCGATTGGGTCGGATGGGAGACGGTACAAACAATTGGTCAAGGGGGGTAATGATGACTTGCGTCAGGATGCTATCATGGAGCAGGTTTTTGCTGCCGTGTCGGAGTTGCTTAAACTTCATCGTACCACCCGCCAACGAAACCTCGGCATCAGGACGTACAAGGTTTTGCCGCTGACGTCCAGTTCGGGGTTGATTGAGTTTGTCTCGAATACTATACCTCTGCATGAGTATCTCATGCCCGCTCACGAGAAGTACCACCCCAAGGACCTCAAGGGGTCGCAATGCAGGAAGGAGATCTCGACGGCGCAGACAAAGACTACTGAGCACAGGATTGCGGTTTACCGCAGGGTCACGGAGAAGTTCCACCCGGTGATGAGGTACTTTTTTATCGAGTATTTCCCCGACCCTGACGAGTGGTTCCACAAGCGCACCGCCTATACGAGAACCACGGCGGCGATTTCCATGCTGGGCCatgtgttggggttgggtgacAGACATGGGcacaacatcctcctcgacaccaaGACTGGCGAGGTAGTCCACATTGATCTGGGCGTGGCGTTTGAAATGGGAAGAGTCCTGCCAGTCCCGGAACTGGTGCCGTTTAGGTTGACGAGGGACATTGTCGACGGGATGGGAATCACCAAGACCGAGGGTGTGTTTAGGAGGTGCTGCGAGTTTACGCTTGATGcgctgagggaggaggcggggagtATACAGACTGTTTTGGACTCGCTGAGGTTCGACACGTTGTATCAGTGGAGCATTAGCCCGGTGAGGATGGCCAAGCTACAGCAGAatgcgagggaggaggaggatggggagaatgaggagaacgaggaggcggggggggagaagaagggggtcaAGGGGAACGTGAACGAGCCCAGCGAGGCGGATAGGGCGattgaggttgtcaagaagaagctgagcaAGACGTTGAGCGTGATGGCGACGGTGAATGATTTGATTGAGAAGGCGGGGAGTGTGGGGAATTTGGCGGTTTTGTATTCGGGGTGGGCTGCTTATGCTTGAGGAACATATGAAAATCAAAATAAGGGGGCATCTTGGTGGATTTCATGGATTGATATTTTGGGCTTGGTATGAGGCGCAAATGATTAGGATGATGTACCTATGTAATGAGAATGCAGGCACGGCCAAAGATGAATAAAGCTGTGGTAATTATCTTGATATTTTTGATGTTTGCTTTCGAAGGCATGGTGGCTCTCGAATGATAGAGGTCAACCGCCTACACTAGACTGTATGAAAGTTATCCGAAGAACGAATTTGCACCCGAAGTATGTAAAACATCCCTATCCACTCGTGTCTCACTTCCAAATCACCGCAATGATCCACCTACTATCACTTCTGCAGCTATATCTCAAGCCAACCGAGAAAAAGATCCACAACATCTCAGCCATTGTCACTTTCGCAACTATCACCAAGCATGTCCTTCCCACCagatcatctccaacaacacaccgcacttcccccctcctctcaatCCAAATCAATAACCTCCTCACTCCccatctgctgctgctgctgctgttgctgttgctgttgctgccccCCACTAATAGgtaacaaccccctccccaactccccctcgGTCGGATGCAACGCATACACCCCCGCCTCCGacctctccccatcaaacaccacaaAGTTCTGAATCGGCTGCTGCGTCCTCCCAAGCACATTAATCACATCCTGCGCCAGCTGCccccccaacaccgccgccacaGGCGAGACCTCCCCCCCAATATTCTGCAAAAACGCCCTCAACGTCTCGCTCCTCAGCGTCTCAGCCGGCAGCCCAAGCGCCTTGTGCTGCTCCCCGCACAAAATCGTAAACTGCGCCAGTTGCGCCTTATCATTTGGGTTGGGCCGAATGCCAAACTGCGATTCAAACTCCCAGAGCCCTCGCAGACAAGACAAAATAGGGGTGACCACTTTTTTGCGGCGGGGGGATTTGAGAATTTccgctgggaggggggaggaacTAGCCAGTAGCCATGTTGAAAAGAGTTCTCGTTTTGTGACGTTTTCGACTTTGGGGTCGTTGGGGTcggggctggaggagatgatTGATCTTGTGGGGGATTCCGGTCCTACCACGGTGGGGACGTTGGAGATAGATCTTGAGATAATGAAGTCGTGCTCGATGAGGTCCGAGAACAAGAACCCGTACATCCCGTGAGAGCCGGCCGCGTAGAATATGCGGTTGTTGAGGCGGGTGGCTGTGTTGATTAGGTTTAGGGTGGGAGCGTCAAGGtcggtggcgatgatgatatcAAAGGCGGAGAAGTAGGAAGGGGGTTTGAGGCGGATGTCGAGGGTGTCGATGTTAATACTAACGCGGGGGTTAAGGCGTTGAATGTTGGTtgaggcggcgatggcgcGGTTGGTACCGACTGGGGAGCGGTcagaggggaggaagaattGGGAGGTGACGTCGGAGGGTAGGACGGGGGAGTGGTCGCAGAGAGTCAGGGAGTTGATGCCGGCTAGGACGAGGTTTTTGGCGATTTCGTTGGCGAGGGCTTTCATTGTTATAAGGAGAATATTGGCGTTGCGGATGGATTCTTGGGCTTTGAGACCCCAGAGGCGGATTTGTCGGTCGTAGAGGGCGATTTCATctgggatgggggttagTAACTGTAAGATGTGATGGGAGAGAGGTGAGAACTTACCTGCGCTGATGCCATTTGATATGGTCGAGGTGGGTGCTGGAACAGACCCATTGGTGTTCTTTTGCATCACAGGAACTGTGAGATTCTGGGTGTTCCCAGTGCCATTGGCGTTGCCGGCTGGTTCGGAGGTTGGAGCCTCCATCGTGGCCAGTCCTCAAGCGAGTTTCTCGAGCTCGTCGAGTCGATAAttgaggttggagatgatggtgcaAGAGAAGAATCGAAATGAGAAGCCGCAGAGAGTCAAGGAAAGTCTGGAGTAAAAAACCCCAACGCCAGCTCCAAGCCAAAGGAATGACGATCAACAACTCCtgagagagtgagagaggtgTTGGCGTGTGTCTCTGTGTCTGAGGTTGAACGTGACAGTTCGCGTGGCTGCAGGTTGTGTTGATCACTCCAGGCAAACGGTGCAGCCTTGTGGACCAACCAGAGAcggaaggagggaaggggttcCTGATAAGCTCGGCTCCCGTTTCTTGTGGTTATCTTGCTCttgtttcttgtttcttgtttcttgCTTCCCTGTGTCGCCAATTTGCAAAGTGTTTCTCGTCTGTACTGCCGTCTTCCGTAATCCCTAGTCAAGAGATGGTTTTAACGATGGTGCCGGGATTCATGGGGACGATGCACGGCTGCGATGCCAGTGTGGCTTGGCGTGACGCGGGTTTAATAAGTACTTTTGTGCCCATACAAAGAAGTGTGACGTTGCAGGTACATGCTACCAATTAGCCATTCATTCTCTCAAACCCCGCCATTTTGAACTGGACAAGCTAAAGGAGTGAACGGGCCCTTTGCTGTCGCCTCCCACCAAAAAGGCCCCAAGATGCCCGTTTCCTGACGTCCACACAGCATCCACTGCACTTCTTCTGCGCTTCATGTGTCCACTTGACCCTGCGGATTGAACCTCTTACTCTT encodes the following:
- the AOS1 gene encoding E1 ubiquitin-activating protein aos1 (EggNog:ENOG503NZZ3; COG:O), whose amino-acid sequence is MEAPTSEPAGNANGTGNTQNLTVPVMQKNTNGSVPAPTSTISNGISADEIALYDRQIRLWGLKAQESIRNANILLITMKALANEIAKNLVLAGINSLTLCDHSPVLPSDVTSQFFLPSDRSPVGTNRAIAASTNIQRLNPRVSINIDTLDIRLKPPSYFSAFDIIIATDLDAPTLNLINTATRLNNRIFYAAGSHGMYGFLFSDLIEHDFIISRSISNVPTVVGPESPTRSIISSSPDPNDPKVENVTKRELFSTWLLASSSPLPAEILKSPRRKKVVTPILSCLRGLWEFESQFGIRPNPNDKAQLAQFTILCGEQHKALGLPAETLRSETLRAFLQNIGGEVSPVAAVLGGQLAQDVINVLGRTQQPIQNFVVFDGERSEAGVYALHPTEGELGRGLLPISGGQQQQQQQQQQQQMGSEEVIDLD